In the genome of Pelagibacterium nitratireducens, one region contains:
- the dnaA gene encoding chromosomal replication initiator protein DnaA: MTMDADQVWLRVRARLRAAVGEDVFTSWFARLELEEVVGDLAHLSVPTRFLCSWIQSNYVEKILEAFKSEDQSIGRLHLTVRVNGQARPRLVSSQEPSAAEADAPADTQAVRTVPALVTSQPASGTRANALSGSALDRKLTFDTFVSGSANEMALNVAKQVASAAANNVVTFNPVYLHSSVGLGKTHLLNAIAWAAGASDTSRNIVYLTADHFMYHFITAVQHQSALAFKEWLRGIDLLLIDDMQFLQGKSATEFGHTLSTLISGTKQVVVAGDAPPRDLEMLDDRVRSRLSGGLVIPITQFDPELRRAIVQKRADQAASRFTGLSFPGPVIDYVARSIVSHGRDLDGAVNRLVAANQLTGEPITVGLAEKTLQDLIRSRDTPRVRIEDILKIVARHYKVPRNELLSSRRSRDVVRPRQIAMYLAKSLTSRSLPEIGRRFGGRDHTTVLHSVRKVEQLMSQDGELTQEIELLRRMLEE, translated from the coding sequence ATGACGATGGATGCCGATCAGGTCTGGCTGCGCGTGCGGGCGCGGCTGAGGGCAGCGGTTGGCGAAGATGTCTTTACGTCGTGGTTTGCCCGGCTCGAGCTCGAGGAAGTGGTGGGCGATCTGGCCCATCTTTCGGTGCCCACGCGGTTCTTGTGCTCGTGGATACAATCGAACTACGTCGAAAAGATTCTCGAGGCCTTCAAAAGCGAGGACCAGTCCATCGGACGGCTGCACCTGACGGTCCGTGTCAACGGCCAGGCCCGGCCCCGGCTGGTGAGCTCGCAAGAGCCCTCGGCCGCCGAAGCGGACGCTCCGGCCGACACCCAGGCAGTGCGCACGGTGCCGGCGCTGGTCACCAGCCAGCCGGCCAGCGGCACCCGCGCCAACGCCCTTTCGGGCTCGGCGCTCGACCGCAAGCTGACCTTCGACACTTTCGTTTCGGGCAGCGCCAATGAAATGGCGCTCAATGTTGCCAAGCAGGTCGCCTCGGCTGCCGCCAACAATGTGGTGACCTTCAACCCGGTCTATCTTCATTCCTCGGTCGGGCTGGGCAAGACCCACCTTTTGAACGCCATTGCGTGGGCGGCGGGGGCGTCGGACACCTCGCGCAATATCGTCTATCTGACGGCCGACCATTTCATGTACCATTTCATAACCGCGGTGCAGCACCAGTCAGCGCTGGCCTTCAAGGAATGGCTGCGCGGGATCGATCTCTTGCTGATCGACGACATGCAGTTTTTGCAGGGCAAATCGGCCACCGAATTCGGCCATACGCTCTCGACCCTGATTTCGGGCACCAAGCAGGTTGTGGTGGCGGGCGATGCGCCCCCGCGCGATCTCGAAATGCTCGACGACCGTGTGCGCTCGCGGCTTTCGGGCGGGCTTGTGATCCCGATCACCCAGTTCGATCCCGAACTGCGCCGAGCCATCGTGCAGAAACGGGCTGACCAGGCGGCAAGCCGGTTTACCGGGCTGAGCTTTCCCGGCCCTGTCATCGATTACGTGGCGCGCTCGATCGTGAGCCATGGTCGCGATCTCGATGGAGCGGTCAACCGGCTGGTGGCCGCCAACCAGCTGACCGGCGAGCCGATCACCGTGGGGCTGGCCGAAAAGACCCTGCAGGACCTCATTCGCTCGCGGGACACACCCAGGGTGCGGATCGAGGACATCCTGAAAATCGTCGCCCGGCATTACAAGGTGCCGCGCAATGAGCTTTTGTCGTCGCGCCGCTCGCGCGATGTGGTGCGCCCGCGCCAGATCGCCATGTATCTGGCCAAGTCGCTGACCTCGCGGTCCCTGCCCGAAATCGGCCGCCGGTTCGGCGGGCGCGACCACACGACCGTGCTCCATTCGGTGCGCAAGGTGGAGCAGCTGATGAGCCAGGACGGGGAATTGACCCAGGAAATCGAACTGCTCCGCAGAATGCTGGAGGAGTAA
- the dnaN gene encoding DNA polymerase III subunit beta, which translates to MKVTLERNHLLKSLGHVHRVVERRNTYPILANVLMSATGDGLDLRATDLDIEVTETVPAMTGTPGTTTVPAHTLYEIVRKLSDGADVVLETDGNDQMLISSGRSRFHLACLNPDGFPDLKSGAFTHNFSIKVEMLKDLIERTQFAISNEETRYYLNGIFVHTVDGPDGVVMRAVATDGHRLARVEAEAPQGSAGMPGIIIPRKTVAEVLKLLDGVEDEVKVELSDTKIRFTLGGVILLSKLIEGSFPDYERVTPKNNDKALVVDRDSLARAVDRVSTIASERGGKAVKLALTPGQLELSVTNPDHGTANEELAVEFDLEGFEIGFNARYLLEIIAQIRTESATFMFNDAGSPTLVREDGETKALFVLMPMRV; encoded by the coding sequence ATGAAGGTCACGCTCGAGCGCAACCATCTGCTCAAGTCACTGGGGCATGTGCACCGCGTTGTCGAGCGGCGCAACACCTATCCGATCCTCGCCAACGTTCTGATGAGCGCCACGGGCGACGGGCTGGATTTGCGGGCCACCGACCTCGATATCGAAGTGACCGAAACCGTGCCGGCCATGACGGGCACGCCGGGCACGACCACCGTGCCTGCGCACACCCTTTATGAAATCGTGCGCAAGCTGTCCGATGGCGCCGATGTCGTGCTGGAGACCGACGGGAACGATCAGATGTTGATCAGTTCAGGCCGGTCGCGCTTTCATCTGGCGTGTTTGAACCCGGACGGGTTCCCTGACCTGAAATCGGGCGCGTTCACCCACAATTTCTCGATCAAGGTCGAGATGCTCAAGGATCTGATTGAGCGCACCCAGTTCGCGATTTCCAACGAGGAAACGCGCTACTATCTCAACGGGATTTTCGTGCACACCGTGGACGGCCCGGACGGGGTGGTGATGCGCGCGGTGGCAACCGACGGGCACCGGCTGGCGCGGGTGGAAGCCGAAGCGCCACAGGGTTCGGCGGGGATGCCGGGCATCATCATTCCGCGCAAGACCGTGGCCGAAGTGTTAAAATTGCTCGACGGGGTCGAGGACGAGGTCAAGGTCGAGCTTTCCGATACCAAGATCCGCTTTACGCTGGGCGGGGTGATCCTGCTCTCAAAGCTGATCGAGGGCAGTTTCCCCGATTACGAGCGTGTAACGCCCAAGAACAACGACAAGGCGCTGGTGGTCGATCGCGACAGCCTGGCACGGGCCGTGGACCGGGTATCGACAATTGCGTCCGAACGCGGCGGCAAGGCGGTCAAGTTGGCGCTGACGCCGGGGCAGCTCGAATTGAGCGTGACCAATCCCGATCACGGCACGGCGAATGAAGAGCTGGCCGTCGAATTCGACCTCGAAGGGTTCGAGATCGGGTTCAACGCGCGCTATCTTTTGGAAATCATCGCCCAGATCCGCACGGAAAGCGCGACCTTCATGTTCAACGACGCCGGATCGCCGACGCTGGTGCGCGAGGATGGGGAGACCAAGGCGCTTTTCGTCCTCATGCCCATGCGTGTGTGA
- the recF gene encoding DNA replication/repair protein RecF (All proteins in this family for which functions are known are DNA-binding proteins that assist the filamentation of RecA onto DNA for the initiation of recombination or recombinational repair.), whose protein sequence is MTDAQRYISRLRLTGFRNYPSAALDLDHRHVVLTGENGAGKTNLIEAISLLAPGRGLRRAGFDTLGTVGGDGLWAVAASIETAFGPVDIGTGASADASGRRVRINGANARAIEEMSEHVRILWLTPSMDGLFTGPASERRRFLDRLVTALHPGHSSTVSDFEKAMRQRNRLLEDNGDAAWLSAIEAQMAELATAIYFARADSLAHLQALMEKSVADTGFPAALLAITPMMEGEIPQTASGLEAALSGLWRAARGLDRAAGRTTLGPHRIDLDVTHAPKAMPAGLCSTGEQKALLIGLVLIHARLVSTMTGITPILLLDEIAAHLDPVRRGALFDALEKLGTQCWMTGTDPVLFAALGDRAQPFSVHSGVVRPVG, encoded by the coding sequence ATGACCGATGCACAGCGCTATATTTCCCGGCTGCGGCTGACGGGGTTTCGCAATTATCCCAGCGCGGCGCTCGATCTCGATCATCGCCATGTGGTGCTGACGGGCGAGAACGGGGCGGGCAAGACCAATCTGATTGAAGCGATTTCGCTGCTGGCGCCGGGGCGCGGGTTGCGGCGGGCCGGGTTCGACACGCTGGGAACGGTCGGCGGGGACGGGCTGTGGGCCGTGGCGGCAAGCATCGAGACGGCGTTCGGGCCGGTCGATATCGGCACGGGCGCCAGCGCCGACGCCTCCGGGCGGCGGGTGCGGATCAACGGCGCCAATGCACGGGCCATCGAAGAGATGAGCGAGCATGTGCGCATCTTGTGGCTCACGCCATCGATGGACGGGTTGTTTACCGGCCCGGCCAGCGAGCGGCGGCGGTTTTTAGACCGGCTGGTCACCGCGCTCCATCCGGGCCATTCGAGCACCGTTTCCGATTTCGAGAAGGCCATGCGCCAGCGCAACCGGCTGCTCGAGGACAATGGTGACGCCGCCTGGCTGAGCGCCATCGAGGCGCAGATGGCCGAATTGGCCACCGCGATCTATTTCGCGCGCGCCGATTCACTGGCCCATCTGCAGGCGCTTATGGAGAAGTCGGTTGCCGATACGGGTTTTCCCGCGGCGCTGCTGGCGATTACCCCGATGATGGAAGGGGAGATTCCGCAAACCGCCAGCGGGCTGGAAGCGGCGCTGAGCGGGCTGTGGCGGGCGGCCAGGGGGCTTGATCGGGCGGCCGGACGCACCACATTAGGACCACACCGCATCGATCTCGATGTGACCCATGCGCCAAAAGCGATGCCGGCGGGATTGTGCTCGACAGGCGAGCAGAAGGCGCTTTTGATCGGGCTGGTGCTGATCCATGCGCGGCTGGTTTCGACAATGACCGGGATCACCCCCATCCTTTTGCTCGACGAGATCGCCGCCCATCTCGATCCGGTGCGGCGGGGCGCGCTGTTCGATGCGCTCGAGAAGCTGGGAACCCAGTGCTGGATGACCGGCACGGACCCTGTGCTTTTCGCCGCTTTGGGCGACCGCGCGCAACCGTTTTCGGTGCATTCGGGCGTGGTGCGGCCCGTGGGCTGA
- the gyrB gene encoding DNA topoisomerase (ATP-hydrolyzing) subunit B: MSDTPPIPNDAEYGADSIKVLKGLDAVRKRPGMYIGDTDDGTGLHHMVYEAVDNSVDEALAGHADLVSVTLNADGSVTVTDNGRGIPTDIHKEEGISAAEVIMTQLHAGGKFDQNSYKVSGGLHGVGISVVNALSVWLKLKIRRAGGIYEVNFTHGVADGPLKRIGDYVEDKQPGTNEGRSGTEITFMPSSETFTMVEFDFKTLEHRLRELAFLNSGVHIILRDKRHPEIVEIDLMYEGGLEAFVQYLDKNKSALLDKPISLISEKDGITVEVALWWNDSYHENVLCFTNNIPQRDGGTHLAGLRGALTRQVNGYAEQSGITKREKVSLTGDDTREGLTCVLSVKVPDPKFSSQTKDKLVSSEVRPVVENVVNDKLNQWFEEHPAEAKAIATKVAEAAAAREAARKARELTRRKSALEISSLPGKLADCQERDPAKAEIFIVEGDSAGGSAKQGRDRATQAVLPLRGKILNVERARFDRMISSDQVGTLITALGTGIGREEFNPDKLRYHKIIIMTDADVDGAHIRTLLLTFFYRQMPEIIERGHLYIAQPPLYKVTRGRSEQYLKDERAREDYLLAGGVEDAVLTTRAGTTHAGADLLSIVEQARDLNHLIDNQNARYNRQMIEQAAVVGALDPAVMDTPETAQGLADRVANRLNRMSDETERTWEGALDGEGGYIFSRVVRGVTESHTLDAALLGSADARKLRNLAGKLDEIYGGVPTLMRREINQEVYGPRSLFAIVQAAGAKGVSMQRYKGLGEMNASQLWETTMDKNGRTLLQVQIRETDDADSIFSQLMGDLVEPRRDFIQDNALAVSNLDI; the protein is encoded by the coding sequence ATGAGCGACACGCCCCCGATCCCCAATGATGCAGAGTATGGCGCGGATTCGATCAAGGTCCTAAAGGGCCTCGATGCGGTCCGGAAACGGCCGGGCATGTATATCGGGGACACCGACGACGGCACGGGCCTGCACCACATGGTCTATGAGGCCGTCGACAATTCGGTCGACGAGGCGCTGGCCGGCCATGCGGATCTGGTTTCGGTGACGCTCAATGCCGATGGCTCGGTGACGGTGACCGACAACGGGCGCGGCATTCCCACCGATATCCACAAGGAAGAGGGGATTTCGGCGGCCGAAGTGATCATGACCCAGCTTCATGCGGGCGGGAAATTCGACCAGAATTCCTACAAGGTCTCGGGCGGTTTGCACGGGGTGGGAATTTCGGTGGTCAACGCGCTTTCGGTCTGGCTCAAGCTCAAGATCCGCCGGGCCGGTGGCATCTACGAGGTGAACTTCACCCATGGGGTGGCCGACGGGCCGCTCAAGCGGATCGGCGACTATGTCGAAGACAAGCAGCCGGGCACCAATGAGGGCCGTTCGGGTACGGAAATCACCTTCATGCCCTCGAGCGAGACCTTCACCATGGTCGAGTTCGACTTCAAGACGCTCGAGCACCGGTTGCGCGAACTGGCGTTCCTCAATTCGGGCGTCCACATCATCCTGCGCGACAAGCGGCATCCCGAGATCGTCGAGATCGACCTGATGTATGAGGGCGGGCTCGAGGCCTTCGTTCAGTATCTCGACAAGAACAAATCGGCGCTGCTCGACAAGCCCATTTCGCTGATTTCGGAAAAGGACGGGATCACCGTGGAAGTGGCGCTGTGGTGGAACGACAGCTACCACGAGAACGTCTTGTGCTTTACCAACAACATTCCCCAGCGCGACGGCGGCACGCACCTTGCGGGGCTGCGCGGCGCGCTGACGCGGCAGGTCAATGGCTATGCCGAGCAGAGCGGGATCACCAAGCGCGAAAAGGTCTCGCTGACCGGCGACGATACCCGCGAGGGGCTGACCTGCGTGCTGTCGGTCAAGGTTCCGGACCCCAAGTTCTCGTCTCAGACCAAGGACAAGCTGGTCTCGTCCGAAGTGCGGCCGGTGGTCGAGAACGTGGTCAACGACAAGCTCAACCAGTGGTTCGAGGAACATCCCGCTGAAGCCAAGGCCATCGCCACCAAGGTGGCCGAGGCCGCGGCGGCGCGTGAAGCGGCGCGCAAGGCGCGGGAATTGACGCGGCGCAAATCGGCGCTGGAAATCTCCTCGCTTCCGGGAAAGCTCGCCGATTGCCAGGAGCGCGATCCGGCCAAGGCGGAGATCTTTATCGTCGAGGGCGATTCGGCCGGTGGTTCTGCCAAGCAGGGGCGCGATCGGGCTACCCAGGCGGTGCTGCCGCTGCGCGGGAAAATCCTGAACGTGGAACGCGCCCGGTTCGACCGGATGATTTCGTCCGACCAGGTGGGTACGCTGATCACCGCTTTGGGCACGGGCATCGGGCGCGAGGAGTTCAACCCCGACAAGCTCCGCTACCACAAGATCATCATCATGACCGACGCCGACGTGGACGGCGCCCATATCCGTACGCTGCTTTTGACGTTCTTTTACCGGCAGATGCCCGAAATCATCGAGCGCGGGCACCTCTATATCGCCCAGCCGCCGCTCTACAAGGTGACGCGCGGGCGCTCCGAGCAGTATCTCAAGGACGAGCGGGCGCGGGAGGATTATCTTCTGGCCGGCGGGGTCGAGGATGCGGTGCTCACGACGCGGGCCGGGACAACCCATGCGGGGGCCGATCTGCTTTCGATCGTGGAACAGGCACGCGACCTCAACCATCTGATCGACAACCAGAACGCGCGTTACAACCGCCAGATGATCGAACAGGCCGCCGTTGTCGGCGCGCTCGATCCGGCGGTCATGGACACTCCCGAGACCGCCCAGGGACTGGCCGACCGGGTGGCCAACCGGCTGAACCGCATGTCGGACGAGACCGAGCGCACCTGGGAAGGCGCCCTGGACGGCGAGGGCGGATACATCTTTTCGCGCGTGGTGCGCGGTGTGACCGAGAGCCACACGCTCGATGCGGCGCTGCTGGGCTCGGCCGATGCGCGCAAGCTGCGCAATCTGGCCGGCAAGCTCGACGAGATCTATGGCGGCGTTCCGACGCTGATGCGCCGCGAGATCAACCAGGAGGTCTATGGACCGCGCTCGCTGTTCGCGATCGTTCAGGCGGCGGGCGCCAAGGGCGTTTCCATGCAGCGCTACAAGGGGCTGGGCGAAATGAACGCCTCCCAGCTGTGGGAAACCACTATGGACAAGAACGGGCGCACGCTTTTGCAGGTGCAGATCCGGGAAACCGACGACGCGGATTCGATCTTTTCCCAGCTGATGGGCGATCTTGTCGAGCCGCGGCGCGATTTCATCCAGGACAATGCGCTCGCGGTTTCCAACCTCGATATCTGA
- a CDS encoding AraC family transcriptional regulator → MTQLDDIRAIALRHAGAPHPQMPRLHAYCIDNPTDANGLIYQPVVCLVLQGRKRTFIGDGALEYGASDCMVVAAELTAMGQVCEASTDEPFVALNLFLDPAVISTILLDMNALAEPAIGSGFGVAKAGPALLDAWHRLASLLDRPQEIPVLAPHLEHELMFRLLMGPHGALLRQIAGADTRLSHIRRAMAYVRHHYADHLSISAMAAIAGMSVSVFHRRFKAVTGVSPLQYQKHVRLHEARRRLVTEHAEAATVGYAVGYESASQFSREYKRLFGAPPRRDADSLQAIVEAGP, encoded by the coding sequence ATGACACAACTTGACGACATTCGCGCCATTGCGCTGCGCCATGCCGGCGCGCCGCACCCGCAGATGCCGCGTCTTCATGCCTATTGCATCGACAACCCGACCGACGCCAATGGCCTGATCTATCAGCCGGTCGTCTGCCTCGTGCTGCAGGGCCGCAAACGCACGTTTATCGGAGATGGAGCGCTCGAATATGGCGCCAGTGATTGCATGGTCGTGGCGGCCGAGCTGACGGCGATGGGACAGGTCTGCGAAGCCTCGACCGACGAGCCCTTTGTGGCGCTCAATCTCTTTCTCGATCCTGCGGTGATTTCGACGATCCTGCTCGACATGAACGCGCTCGCCGAGCCTGCCATCGGCTCGGGCTTCGGCGTTGCCAAAGCCGGCCCCGCACTGCTTGATGCGTGGCACCGGCTCGCCAGCCTGCTCGACAGACCTCAGGAAATCCCGGTCCTTGCGCCTCACCTCGAGCATGAACTGATGTTTCGTCTGCTGATGGGACCGCATGGTGCATTGCTGCGCCAGATTGCCGGGGCCGACACGCGGCTGTCCCATATTCGCCGGGCGATGGCTTACGTTCGCCACCATTATGCCGACCATCTCAGCATTAGCGCCATGGCGGCGATTGCCGGCATGAGCGTGTCGGTGTTTCATCGCCGTTTCAAGGCGGTGACCGGCGTGAGCCCGCTGCAATATCAGAAGCATGTTCGGCTGCACGAGGCACGCCGGCGCCTCGTGACTGAACATGCCGAGGCCGCGACCGTGGGTTATGCCGTTGGATATGAAAGCGCGTCCCAGTTCTCACGCGAGTACAAAAGGCTGTTCGGTGCTCCGCCGCGTCGTGACGCGGATTCCTTGCAGGCGATTGTTGAAGCCGGTCCATAA
- a CDS encoding aldo/keto reductase: MQKRRLGKDGPEVSALGYGAMGFHLAYGAADTQAGPDLIKHAYEMGVTLFDTAELYGWGENEKFIGKAVEGFRDDIVIATKFGFALDNGNYGTNSQPDHIRKVTENSLRYLGVDHIDILYQHRVDPDVPIEDVAGTVRDLIAEGKVKYFGLSEAGPQTIRKAHAVQKVTVLQTEYSVFERDVEAVLPTTRELGIGFVAYSPLGRGFLTGSVKPSAEYEEDDMRRFDPRWQPGNFEKNLDAVRQLGELAQTKGITVSQLALAWLLAQGDDIVPIPGTRRIERLEENLAAADLTLSTDDLVRIATILPDGAFGARYAGGMVPDWI, from the coding sequence ATGCAAAAGCGCAGACTCGGCAAGGACGGACCCGAAGTGTCAGCTCTCGGCTACGGCGCCATGGGATTTCACCTCGCTTATGGCGCGGCCGACACGCAAGCGGGCCCGGACCTGATCAAGCACGCCTATGAGATGGGCGTTACCTTGTTTGACACCGCCGAACTCTATGGCTGGGGCGAGAACGAGAAATTCATCGGAAAGGCGGTAGAGGGCTTTCGCGACGACATCGTTATCGCCACCAAATTCGGCTTTGCCCTCGACAATGGCAATTACGGCACCAACAGCCAGCCTGACCATATTCGCAAAGTGACCGAAAACAGCCTTCGCTATCTTGGTGTCGACCATATCGACATTCTCTACCAGCACCGCGTCGATCCCGATGTGCCGATCGAAGACGTTGCCGGGACCGTCAGGGACCTGATCGCCGAAGGCAAGGTCAAGTATTTCGGCCTCAGCGAAGCTGGGCCGCAGACCATCCGCAAGGCCCATGCCGTGCAGAAGGTGACGGTCCTGCAGACCGAATATTCGGTTTTTGAACGCGACGTCGAAGCGGTCCTGCCCACCACGCGTGAACTGGGCATTGGATTTGTCGCCTATTCGCCGCTTGGCCGTGGCTTTCTCACCGGGTCCGTAAAGCCTTCGGCAGAATATGAGGAGGACGACATGCGGCGCTTTGATCCACGCTGGCAACCAGGCAATTTTGAAAAGAACCTCGATGCCGTCCGCCAGCTTGGCGAGCTGGCCCAGACCAAGGGCATAACGGTGTCTCAGCTGGCGCTGGCCTGGCTCCTGGCCCAGGGCGACGACATCGTGCCGATCCCCGGAACGCGCCGGATCGAACGTCTCGAGGAAAACCTGGCCGCTGCGGATTTAACGTTGTCGACCGATGATCTGGTCCGCATCGCAACTATCCTGCCGGACGGCGCTTTCGGTGCGCGCTACGCCGGCGGCATGGTCCCGGACTGGATCTGA
- a CDS encoding transglycosylase domain-containing protein — protein MDLRLSPDDRVDGGPQRKARGQRAQAGSGSNGPKGGKPRRPQNRKVKKKRSGGMRFIVGFAYFCFTMLLLGGVAVAGIVVYYGQDLGSSSTWEVPQRPPNIRVLASNGQLLTNRGQTGGEAVGIHELPPYVGQAVVASEDRRFYSHFGVDPIGLASVGIEMIRAGGITRGASTITQQVAKNLFLTPDQTLGRKVQEALLAVWLEQNYSKDQILELYLNRVHFGSGSTGIEAAAQTYFGISARNLSLGQAAMLAGILPAPSYYNPRTHPDRAAERQRLALANMVREGYITEQEAHAAAQNMDANITTERVAGTEYYVADWVESLMNDYLGEVNEDVVVSTTLDWDMQKQAEFVIKEAVASQGEDLDFSQAAFVAMDTEGRVRALVGGVDYSQSSYNRAVTSRRQPGSAFKPFVYLAALQQGYTPDTLMVDEPLDYEGWQPENSNGRYVGPVLLRDALAFSINTVSARLAIDIGPENVVETAYRMGFSTNFQPVPSIALGTQEVSLLELTSAYAPFANGGYGVVPNVITRITTTDGEVLFEETPAGPGRILTDEQVGMMNDMLQTGVQAGTGTRAQLGNWPMAGKTGTTQRNRDALFVGYTASLVGGVWLGNDDDTPTRVFGGQIPAQIWRDIMAEAHEGLQSAALPGNYVKLQDRVAVPMQDTMPATGTPVTIDQIQGQPGQQPAPLPQQQIQPQQQQPVAVPADDGIGGLLNGLFGE, from the coding sequence ATGGATCTTCGTCTCTCTCCCGATGATCGCGTCGATGGCGGCCCGCAGCGCAAGGCCAGGGGCCAGCGCGCGCAGGCCGGATCAGGCTCCAATGGGCCCAAGGGTGGCAAACCCCGCCGGCCGCAGAACCGCAAGGTGAAGAAAAAGCGCTCGGGCGGGATGCGGTTTATCGTGGGATTTGCGTATTTCTGCTTCACGATGCTGCTTTTGGGCGGCGTCGCGGTGGCCGGAATCGTTGTCTATTACGGGCAGGATCTGGGATCGTCCTCCACCTGGGAAGTGCCCCAGCGTCCGCCCAATATTCGGGTTCTGGCGTCCAACGGGCAGCTTTTGACCAATCGGGGGCAGACCGGCGGGGAGGCCGTGGGCATCCACGAATTGCCGCCCTATGTGGGCCAGGCCGTGGTGGCGAGCGAAGACAGACGCTTTTACAGCCATTTCGGGGTCGATCCGATCGGGCTGGCCTCGGTGGGGATCGAAATGATCCGCGCGGGCGGCATCACCCGCGGCGCCTCCACCATCACCCAGCAGGTTGCCAAGAATTTGTTTCTGACCCCCGACCAGACGCTTGGCCGCAAGGTGCAGGAAGCGCTTCTGGCGGTGTGGCTGGAACAGAACTATTCCAAGGACCAGATCCTGGAGCTTTATCTCAACCGCGTGCATTTCGGGTCGGGTTCGACCGGAATCGAAGCTGCGGCGCAAACCTATTTCGGCATTTCGGCGCGCAATCTCTCGCTGGGTCAGGCGGCCATGCTGGCCGGCATTCTGCCCGCGCCGAGCTATTACAACCCGCGCACCCATCCCGACCGGGCCGCCGAGCGGCAGCGGCTGGCGCTGGCCAACATGGTGCGTGAGGGCTACATCACCGAGCAGGAGGCCCATGCCGCTGCCCAGAACATGGATGCCAACATCACCACCGAGCGGGTGGCGGGCACCGAATATTACGTCGCGGACTGGGTGGAATCGCTCATGAACGACTATCTGGGCGAGGTGAACGAGGACGTCGTGGTTTCGACCACGCTGGACTGGGACATGCAAAAGCAGGCCGAATTCGTCATCAAGGAAGCCGTCGCCTCACAGGGCGAGGACCTGGACTTTTCCCAGGCGGCCTTTGTGGCCATGGACACCGAAGGCCGGGTGCGTGCCCTGGTGGGCGGGGTCGATTACAGCCAATCGAGCTACAACCGCGCCGTGACCTCGCGTCGTCAGCCGGGATCGGCCTTCAAGCCCTTTGTCTATCTTGCCGCCCTGCAGCAGGGCTATACGCCCGACACGCTGATGGTGGACGAGCCGCTCGACTATGAGGGCTGGCAGCCGGAAAACTCCAATGGCCGCTATGTCGGGCCGGTGCTGTTGCGCGACGCGCTGGCCTTTTCCATCAACACGGTATCGGCGCGCCTGGCCATCGATATCGGGCCAGAAAATGTGGTGGAGACGGCCTATCGGATGGGCTTTTCCACCAATTTCCAGCCGGTGCCCTCGATCGCGCTGGGCACTCAGGAAGTCTCGCTGCTCGAGTTGACGAGCGCCTATGCCCCGTTTGCCAATGGCGGTTATGGGGTGGTGCCCAATGTGATCACGCGGATCACCACAACCGATGGCGAAGTGCTGTTTGAAGAAACGCCAGCCGGACCGGGCCGTATCCTGACCGATGAGCAGGTGGGCATGATGAACGACATGCTCCAGACCGGCGTTCAGGCCGGAACGGGCACGCGGGCGCAACTGGGCAACTGGCCGATGGCCGGCAAGACCGGTACGACCCAGCGCAACCGCGACGCGCTGTTTGTCGGTTACACCGCAAGCCTTGTGGGCGGCGTGTGGCTGGGCAATGACGACGACACCCCGACCCGGGTGTTCGGCGGACAGATACCGGCCCAGATCTGGCGCGACATCATGGCCGAAGCCCATGAGGGCCTGCAGAGCGCGGCGCTGCCTGGCAATTATGTCAAGCTCCAGGACCGCGTGGCGGTGCCGATGCAGGACACCATGCCGGCGACCGGAACGCCCGTCACGATCGACCAGATCCAGGGTCAGCCGGGTCAGCAGCCTGCCCCGTTGCCCCAACAACAGATCCAGCCGCAACAGCAGCAGCCCGTGGCGGTCCCGGCCGATGACGGGATCGGCGGCCTGCTCAACGGGCTGTTTGGCGAGTAG